A genome region from Sphingobacteriaceae bacterium GW460-11-11-14-LB5 includes the following:
- a CDS encoding haloacid dehalogenase, protein MTNNKPKAFLFDLNGTMIDDMAFHNHAWHNILTQDLGASISFDAVKKQMYGKNQDLLERVFGVGHFSQEQIDQISIEKEHRYQAAYKKHLTLIAGLGDFLEKAKQSGVQMAIGSAAIPFNINFVLDNLNIRSYFKTIVSAEDVVNSKPDPETFSKGAEILGVAASECIVFEDAPKGVEAALHAGMRCVALTTMHTKEEFAAYTNIIAFIDNYTDPVLQELF, encoded by the coding sequence TTTCGATCTGAATGGAACCATGATTGATGATATGGCTTTCCACAACCATGCCTGGCATAATATCCTTACACAGGATTTAGGTGCAAGCATAAGCTTCGATGCCGTTAAAAAACAGATGTATGGTAAAAACCAGGATTTGTTGGAACGTGTTTTTGGTGTTGGTCATTTCTCACAGGAACAGATTGATCAGATTTCTATCGAAAAAGAACACAGGTATCAGGCTGCGTATAAAAAACATTTGACGTTAATAGCCGGACTGGGTGATTTTTTAGAAAAAGCAAAACAATCAGGCGTTCAAATGGCAATTGGTTCGGCAGCTATTCCCTTCAATATCAACTTCGTACTCGATAATTTAAATATCCGCTCTTATTTTAAAACTATAGTAAGCGCCGAAGATGTGGTAAACAGTAAACCAGATCCTGAAACCTTTAGCAAAGGGGCTGAAATTTTAGGTGTTGCAGCCAGCGAATGTATTGTTTTTGAAGATGCACCAAAAGGTGTTGAAGCAGCACTGCATGCCGGAATGAGGTGTGTTGCACTGACAACCATGCACACCAAGGAAGAATTTGCAGCTTACACGAACATTATAGCTTTTATAGACAATTATACAGATCCTGTTTTACAGGAGCTTTTCTAA